In a single window of the Candidatus Tisiphia endosymbiont of Nemotelus nigrinus genome:
- a CDS encoding transposase, which translates to MSKIIGLDVSKKWLDICLYESNNKPIYNRFSNDKLGHEELIKLTKEQEIKLIVCEPTGGYEADICQKLYNNKQQVHKVNTYSFNSFSKSVNLCKTDKKDAFKLAYYGDKMQLSANYLYQVESDTLKRYQQRREDLVLMLSNEKKRLHHSIDGIDKKSIEKLIKFLQNEIAELDKKLSEVIDESEELKEKVKILESVPGIGKCVAKKLISFLPELGNKNYSSNELSAIVGIAPYARDSGNKQGRRFIRGGRKIPRYALYMAVLAGKNGVKNGFQYLKALYDRLVNNFKPKKVAIVACMRKLLEVCHKLIQQKRCFVI; encoded by the coding sequence ATGAGTAAAATAATAGGTCTAGATGTAAGTAAAAAATGGTTAGATATATGTTTATATGAGTCTAACAATAAACCGATATATAATCGTTTTTCCAACGATAAGTTAGGGCATGAAGAACTGATAAAATTAACAAAAGAACAAGAAATTAAGCTAATAGTATGTGAACCTACTGGAGGTTATGAAGCGGATATTTGCCAAAAATTGTATAATAATAAACAACAGGTACATAAAGTCAATACATATAGCTTTAATTCATTTAGTAAATCGGTGAATTTGTGTAAAACTGATAAGAAGGACGCATTTAAATTAGCATATTATGGCGATAAGATGCAGCTTTCAGCTAATTATTTATATCAAGTTGAATCCGATACTTTGAAGAGATATCAGCAAAGGCGAGAAGATTTAGTATTAATGCTTAGCAATGAAAAGAAGAGGCTACATCATAGTATTGATGGTATTGATAAAAAGAGTATAGAAAAGCTCATTAAATTTTTACAGAATGAAATAGCTGAGCTTGATAAAAAATTAAGTGAAGTAATAGATGAGTCAGAAGAGTTGAAAGAGAAGGTAAAAATATTAGAGAGTGTGCCTGGTATTGGTAAATGCGTAGCTAAAAAACTAATTAGTTTTTTACCTGAATTAGGGAATAAAAATTATAGTAGTAATGAATTGTCAGCAATTGTAGGGATAGCTCCTTATGCCCGTGATAGTGGTAATAAGCAAGGACGAAGATTTATTAGAGGTGGCAGAAAAATACCACGATATGCTTTATATATGGCGGTATTGGCTGGTAAAAACGGTGTCAAAAATGGTTTTCAATATTTGAAAGCTTTATATGATAGGCTTGTTAACAATTTTAAACCTAAAAAGGTTGCTATAGTTGCATGCATGCGTAAACTACTTGAAGTATGCCATAAACTTATTCAACAAAAACGTTGTTTTGTTATTTAG
- a CDS encoding zinc-finger domain-containing protein — protein sequence MQNVEIIETISTSVSCFGKEYPYDHPRIYLEIDPVNGAIMCPYCSKKFVLIK from the coding sequence ATGCAAAATGTAGAAATTATTGAAACTATCTCTACATCCGTATCATGTTTTGGTAAAGAGTATCCTTATGATCATCCAAGAATTTATTTGGAAATTGATCCGGTCAATGGAGCTATTATGTGTCCTTATTGTAGTAAAAAATTTGTGTTGATTAAGTAA
- the mutL gene encoding DNA mismatch repair endonuclease MutL, with translation MKIKLLSDSTINRIAAGEVIERPASVVKELVENAIDAASTKIDIMLEQAGKNLIVISDNGIGMSEEELNIAVERHTTSKLDELDLLNIHTFGFRGEALPSIGSVSKMLITSKARGADRAYQMQISGGHNKESKPTIHNEGTKIEIRDLFFATPVRLKFLRSDKTEFAASVDVIKKIALAHPKISINLSHDGRNILKVKGQEGNFDKILKQRIIDIVGYDFIENSVHINLQRPEISVYGFTSLPTFNRASAEDQFLFVNNRPVKDKLLQIALRVAYQDYLARDRHPVSVLFLQIDPQMVDVNVHPAKTEVRFHDPNTIRGLLVSSIKDALATKSHMVSTNIATTALGLFRNTATTNNSVVKTNIVSQKSPSFSNKIYPNNLSVSDNSSTYRAQNLTLPKSTQDSSNVQQPLIKTEPYAKVEIAEDYAHTDCNNVLLGAARAQLHGTYIISQTADSIVIVDQHAAHERLGYEKIKQMISNNGLIKQRLLIPEIVELPDIKRADLLYNKKTDISKLGLSIEKFGERSIIVSEAPSLLGDINISQLIQDLADNLSDLGENISLIQLIEHVTETYACHYAIRAGRKLSAEEMNELLRQMEKTPFSGQCNHGRPTYIELKLKDIERLFGRI, from the coding sequence ATGAAGATAAAACTCCTATCAGATAGTACTATAAATCGTATCGCTGCTGGGGAAGTAATTGAACGACCAGCTTCGGTGGTAAAAGAACTAGTTGAGAATGCTATTGATGCAGCTAGCACTAAGATAGATATAATGCTTGAACAGGCAGGGAAAAATCTTATTGTTATTTCTGACAATGGGATAGGTATGTCTGAGGAAGAGTTAAATATTGCCGTAGAGCGTCATACTACTTCCAAACTTGATGAGTTAGATTTATTAAATATTCACACTTTTGGCTTTCGCGGAGAAGCCTTGCCTTCTATAGGCTCCGTAAGCAAAATGCTGATTACTTCAAAGGCGCGTGGAGCTGATAGAGCATATCAGATGCAAATTAGTGGCGGGCATAATAAAGAAAGTAAGCCTACTATTCATAATGAGGGTACAAAGATTGAAATACGTGATTTATTCTTTGCTACTCCTGTAAGATTAAAGTTCTTGAGATCTGATAAAACCGAATTTGCAGCTTCAGTAGATGTAATAAAGAAAATTGCATTAGCTCATCCTAAAATCAGTATTAATTTATCTCATGATGGTAGAAATATCTTAAAAGTAAAAGGTCAAGAGGGTAATTTTGACAAGATTTTAAAGCAAAGAATAATTGATATAGTAGGTTATGATTTTATTGAAAATTCTGTTCATATTAATCTACAAAGACCAGAAATCTCAGTATATGGCTTTACTAGTCTTCCTACTTTTAATAGGGCTTCTGCTGAAGATCAGTTTTTATTTGTTAATAATAGACCCGTCAAGGATAAATTACTACAAATTGCTTTAAGAGTAGCCTATCAGGATTACTTAGCTCGAGATAGACATCCAGTTTCAGTTTTGTTTCTACAAATAGATCCCCAAATGGTTGACGTTAATGTTCACCCTGCCAAAACAGAGGTAAGGTTTCACGATCCAAATACCATACGGGGATTACTGGTAAGCTCTATTAAGGATGCCCTTGCCACTAAAAGCCATATGGTGTCAACGAATATTGCTACAACTGCCTTAGGTCTTTTTCGAAATACTGCAACTACTAATAATAGTGTTGTTAAAACAAATATAGTATCGCAAAAAAGTCCTAGCTTTTCCAATAAAATATATCCGAATAATTTAAGTGTATCTGATAATAGCAGTACTTATAGAGCCCAGAACTTAACTCTCCCTAAATCCACCCAAGATAGTTCTAATGTTCAACAGCCATTAATAAAGACTGAACCTTATGCTAAAGTAGAAATAGCAGAGGACTATGCCCATACTGATTGTAATAATGTGCTACTCGGAGCGGCAAGGGCACAATTGCACGGGACTTATATAATATCACAAACAGCAGATAGTATTGTTATCGTAGATCAACATGCAGCACATGAGCGTTTAGGATACGAAAAGATTAAACAGATGATAAGTAATAATGGGTTAATTAAGCAGAGATTACTCATACCTGAGATAGTAGAATTGCCAGATATCAAAAGAGCCGATTTATTATATAATAAAAAGACAGATATTTCTAAACTAGGTTTAAGCATAGAAAAATTTGGCGAGCGATCAATCATTGTATCAGAGGCTCCAAGCCTATTAGGAGATATCAATATAAGTCAACTTATCCAAGACTTAGCAGATAATTTATCTGATCTTGGCGAAAATATTTCCTTGATTCAATTGATAGAACATGTTACAGAAACCTATGCATGTCATTATGCTATCAGAGCAGGTCGCAAATTATCTGCTGAAGAAATGAATGAATTGTTAAGACAAATGGAGAAAACCCCTTTTTCAGGTCAATGTAATCATGGTAGACCAACTTACATTGAACTCAAACTCAAAGATATTGAACGATTATTTGGACGTATATAA
- the hemA gene encoding 5-aminolevulinate synthase, whose product MSNYNNIFDNHITRIQQEGRYREFVPVQRQADNFPSAWHDDKEIVMWCINDYLGMSNHPDVTKAALEATAKYGIGSGGTRNIGGNNSCIIELEQELAILHNKESSLVFTSGYVANDTTLSTLAKIMPNIVFFSDELNHASIISGICNSKSEKHIYRHIDVQHLEELLKGVDINRPKIIVFESAYSMDGLFSPIEKIVNLAKKYNALTFIDEVHTVGLYGKHGAGIAALQGCAGKINIIQGTLGKAYGVIGGYIAADRQIIDSIRLTAPGFIFTTSLPPIIASAATASIRHLKSSNVERDTYQKVIAKVKKSFDQAKVNYFKNDSHIIPIIIGDPIKAKQASNMLLDNYNIYVQHINFPTVPRGTERLRIIPTPNHTDQMIHDLTKALVEILTILDISPPINSHNTIRLPLPPKLLKVV is encoded by the coding sequence ATGTCTAATTATAATAATATATTTGATAATCACATAACTAGAATTCAACAAGAAGGCAGATATCGTGAATTTGTTCCTGTTCAAAGGCAGGCAGATAACTTTCCGTCCGCTTGGCATGATGATAAAGAAATTGTCATGTGGTGTATCAATGATTATCTTGGTATGAGCAATCATCCAGATGTTACCAAAGCTGCTCTAGAAGCTACAGCCAAATATGGGATTGGTTCTGGTGGCACAAGAAATATAGGCGGCAATAATAGCTGCATAATAGAATTAGAGCAAGAACTAGCCATCCTACATAATAAGGAATCATCTTTAGTATTTACGTCCGGTTATGTTGCCAATGATACTACCCTTTCAACACTGGCAAAAATAATGCCTAATATAGTTTTTTTCTCAGATGAGTTAAATCACGCTTCTATTATTTCCGGTATATGCAACTCAAAATCTGAAAAACATATTTATCGACATATTGATGTCCAACATCTTGAGGAATTACTCAAAGGAGTGGATATTAATAGACCAAAGATTATTGTTTTTGAGTCAGCTTATTCTATGGATGGATTATTTTCCCCCATAGAAAAAATAGTGAATTTAGCTAAAAAATATAATGCTTTAACTTTTATTGATGAAGTACATACAGTAGGTTTATACGGCAAGCATGGTGCTGGCATTGCTGCTCTTCAAGGCTGTGCTGGTAAAATTAATATCATCCAGGGAACGCTTGGTAAGGCTTACGGCGTTATTGGTGGTTATATTGCAGCTGATCGTCAGATTATAGATTCTATAAGACTTACTGCCCCCGGTTTTATATTCACCACCTCTCTACCGCCAATTATCGCTTCAGCAGCAACTGCAAGTATTCGTCATTTAAAAAGTTCTAATGTAGAAAGGGACACTTACCAAAAAGTAATAGCCAAGGTAAAAAAATCTTTTGATCAAGCTAAAGTGAATTACTTTAAAAATGATAGCCATATTATACCCATAATTATTGGTGACCCTATTAAAGCCAAACAAGCCTCTAACATGTTGCTGGATAACTATAATATTTATGTTCAGCATATTAATTTTCCGACCGTGCCACGTGGTACAGAACGCTTAAGAATCATTCCAACACCTAACCATACCGATCAAATGATTCATGATCTTACCAAAGCTCTTGTTGAAATTCTTACTATACTTGACATATCACCACCCATCAATTCACATAATACAATAAGATTACCCCTTCCTCCTAAACTGTTGAAAGTTGTATAA
- a CDS encoding transposase — translation MLSAIIEQAGCKLKFLPPYSLDLNPIEHHWFPIKNNIRKLLDKGISVFEASCRTFKIMYEPIC, via the coding sequence ATGTTAAGTGCTATAATAGAACAAGCTGGTTGTAAACTAAAATTTTTACCGCCTTATTCGCTGGATTTAAATCCTATTGAACATCATTGGTTTCCGATAAAAAATAACATTAGAAAATTATTGGATAAAGGCATTTCTGTATTTGAGGCAAGTTGTAGAACGTTTAAAATAATGTATGAACCTATATGTTAA